TAGAGAAATTTGATTATAAAAAAGGTTTTAAATTTAGCACTTACGCAACTTGGTGGATAAGACAAGCTATAGAAAGAGCTATAATTACAAACACAAAGATTGTTAAAGTACCGATCCATATAATGGACTATATAAAAAAGATACTTAGGGCTACCTCAGAACTAAAAGAACAATTGGGGAGGAACCCCACATACATGGAGTTGTCAGCTTTTACAGGTATATCTATTGCAAATCTTTATAAAGCGGTGGAGGCTATGAGGCAGGATGTATCTTTGGATGCTCCCATCTCTGAGGATGAACAGGAAAACCTTCATAACCTTATTGCTGATGAGATACAGAAGGACCCCTTTAAGCATGCTTTTGAGATGAATATACAAAATCTTGTGAGTAAATGGATGACCTATCTTACAGATATGGAAAATCAGATTATCACCATGCGATTTGGTCTGGATGGTAAAAAACCAAAAACGCTTGATGAAGTGGGAAAGGAACTAAATCTGACAAGAGAAAGGATCAGACAGATAGAAAAAAGAGTACTTAGTAAATTAAGGAACTTTTTTTGCAATAAAAATATCAGAAAGGAGTCTCTGTTATGATTTCAAAACAGGAACTTTTGGAGAGAATAGAGCGATTCAGGAAAAATTTAACTTGTCTGGATGATAGTTGGGAAGTGGTTGCAATATTTGGAAAGGTAAATATATTTTATTTTACGAACACAATGCAGAACGGTGTTTTAATCATAAAAAGGGATGGGAGTAACTATTTTTTTGTTCGAAAAAGTTATGAAAGAGCTAAGCTGGAATCTCCCCTTGACTTTATTTACCCTATTAAAAGTTTCAAAGATATATTAGCAGTTACAGATTTATCAGGTGATGTCATTCATGTGGAAAAGGATATTGTACCTTTAGGATTTTTCGAAAGGTTTAATAAAACATTTGGATTTAATACAATTGCATCAGCTGATCTGGCTATTTATAAGACGAGGGCTGTAAAATCCCAGTACGAATTG
This genomic window from Calditerrivibrio sp. contains:
- a CDS encoding sigma-70 family RNA polymerase sigma factor — its product is MDSVKRSTKINKDQVTERNFTEFYIAVIDGEPEEALDDFSEVEESEENEEQELDEKRSDSSYDILNIYLKDLSKCPVLSKEEEVELAKLIEQGDEKAKEMMISCNLRLVVSIAKKYANKGVPLEDLISEGNIGLIKAVEKFDYKKGFKFSTYATWWIRQAIERAIITNTKIVKVPIHIMDYIKKILRATSELKEQLGRNPTYMELSAFTGISIANLYKAVEAMRQDVSLDAPISEDEQENLHNLIADEIQKDPFKHAFEMNIQNLVSKWMTYLTDMENQIITMRFGLDGKKPKTLDEVGKELNLTRERIRQIEKRVLSKLRNFFCNKNIRKESLL